A portion of the Shewanella sp. SNU WT4 genome contains these proteins:
- a CDS encoding methyl-accepting chemotaxis protein, whose amino-acid sequence MKNLSLRTKLLLIFLLIGLAPLGIIATLALQNSTASLTTQAFAQLLSMREVKKNQIDSYFERVVNDITLLAGSEDVRKINRLLTLYAIDEEIGPQDNFNIDTYEYQEIWQENGANLLNYVNIFGYADVYIISKDVGHVIYSAKSASDLGINLSLESNQTNPLSTLWRKVIEQDSIQFQDFMPYSPLENRPVAFMGAPVKDLEGTIQAVVVIQISIDAINNIMLQRNGMGATGETYLVGPDFLMRSDSFPDPERRSVINSFANPATGSVNTVASNAGLQKQTDSKVIFDYNNNKVLSAYTWVQVGDLVWALVAEIDAAEAFAPVSRLSNIVWLTLGLSTAIILLLALSFSLSLTRPVIRLSNSLQQVADDGNYSIRIPVDSKDEIGQCASAFNRLISSSETAVTEITKVMEKLAKGDFSHRIEADFKGDLLSIKVATNSSLVNVQKLENERKIIEKNAQQVSEENARVRQALDNVSTNTLIADNEYKIIYINHAANKMLKDVEEDISRHITNFRSTAIIGQSIDMFHQHPAHQRQLLDKLTTGHYSEIKMANKHFGLAANPILDNKGNRLGIVVELTDRTAELAIEKEIDNVIEYAAKGDFSRRLTLEDKAGFFLNLSSGLNTLTTTIEDALADMQRILGAMARGDLTARITQNYQGRLSILKEDTNSTIEKLTQVIRDIRVNAQTISFSSNEITAGNRDLSKRTESQASSLQATAASMDEMTATVKHSAENAMVANALSAEASAKAQVGGDVVNRSIAAMNEITNASDKIADIISVIDAIAFQTNLLALNAAVEAARAGEQGRGFAVVASEVRNLAQRSASAAKEIKGLIRNSNSKVASGAALVTETGSTLKEIVLMVEQVREKMSDISIAAQQQSIGIEQVNASICRMDDMTQQNAALVQEGTTASETLLSQAEDLTQMVEFFLLNEHTEPNRSRR is encoded by the coding sequence GTGAAAAACTTATCATTACGAACCAAGTTATTGCTTATCTTCTTGCTTATCGGCTTAGCGCCCTTAGGGATCATTGCAACCTTGGCATTGCAAAACTCTACCGCGTCACTGACCACCCAAGCTTTTGCTCAACTGCTTAGCATGCGAGAAGTGAAGAAGAATCAGATAGATTCTTACTTTGAGCGCGTCGTCAATGACATAACATTACTGGCTGGCAGTGAAGATGTACGCAAAATTAATCGCTTGCTAACCTTGTATGCCATTGATGAAGAAATAGGCCCACAAGATAACTTCAATATAGATACTTATGAGTACCAAGAGATTTGGCAAGAAAATGGAGCTAACTTACTAAATTACGTCAATATTTTTGGTTATGCTGATGTCTATATTATCAGTAAGGATGTTGGCCATGTGATCTACTCTGCTAAATCAGCCAGTGATCTCGGTATTAACCTCTCACTTGAAAGCAACCAAACCAATCCGTTAAGCACTCTTTGGCGTAAAGTGATTGAGCAAGATAGCATTCAATTTCAAGATTTTATGCCATATAGCCCGTTAGAGAATCGCCCAGTGGCTTTTATGGGGGCGCCCGTTAAAGACTTAGAGGGCACGATTCAGGCCGTAGTCGTGATTCAAATATCTATTGATGCCATTAACAATATTATGCTGCAGCGTAATGGCATGGGCGCCACAGGTGAAACTTACTTGGTTGGCCCCGACTTCTTAATGCGTTCAGACTCATTTCCAGATCCAGAGCGGCGCAGTGTCATCAATTCATTCGCCAATCCAGCAACGGGTAGTGTTAACACGGTAGCAAGTAACGCTGGGTTACAAAAGCAAACCGACTCTAAGGTAATCTTTGACTACAACAATAACAAAGTATTGTCCGCTTATACCTGGGTTCAGGTCGGCGATTTAGTATGGGCATTAGTGGCAGAAATTGACGCTGCTGAAGCATTTGCCCCAGTATCAAGACTAAGTAACATTGTATGGTTAACCTTAGGATTATCGACCGCTATCATTTTACTGCTCGCGTTGAGTTTTTCCCTGTCATTGACTCGACCCGTGATCCGATTGTCAAACTCACTCCAACAAGTGGCAGACGATGGTAATTACTCAATACGTATACCAGTGGACAGTAAAGATGAAATTGGTCAATGTGCGTCAGCATTTAACCGCTTAATCTCATCCAGTGAAACTGCTGTCACTGAAATCACTAAAGTAATGGAGAAACTGGCTAAAGGTGACTTTAGTCATCGCATTGAAGCTGATTTTAAAGGTGACTTATTATCGATAAAAGTCGCCACTAACTCATCACTGGTTAATGTCCAGAAACTGGAAAATGAGCGCAAAATAATAGAAAAAAACGCGCAGCAGGTCAGTGAAGAAAATGCCAGAGTCAGACAGGCACTTGATAACGTCTCAACCAACACCTTAATTGCTGATAATGAATACAAGATTATCTACATCAACCATGCGGCTAATAAGATGCTAAAAGACGTCGAAGAAGACATTAGTCGTCACATTACCAACTTTCGCTCTACCGCCATCATTGGCCAGTCAATCGATATGTTCCACCAGCATCCTGCCCACCAACGCCAATTATTGGATAAGCTCACCACAGGCCATTACAGCGAAATAAAAATGGCCAATAAGCATTTCGGCTTAGCGGCTAATCCTATCTTAGATAATAAGGGTAACCGTTTAGGCATAGTCGTGGAACTGACAGATAGAACCGCAGAATTAGCCATAGAGAAAGAAATCGACAACGTCATAGAATACGCAGCCAAAGGCGACTTCTCACGGCGCCTAACCTTAGAAGATAAAGCAGGCTTCTTCCTCAACCTCTCCAGTGGCTTAAATACCCTCACCACCACTATTGAAGATGCACTCGCAGACATGCAACGCATCTTGGGGGCTATGGCGCGCGGTGACTTAACGGCTAGAATCACCCAAAACTATCAAGGTCGATTAAGCATATTAAAAGAAGATACCAATAGTACCATTGAGAAGTTAACCCAAGTCATACGCGATATTCGTGTTAATGCCCAAACCATTTCTTTCTCATCCAATGAAATCACCGCCGGTAACCGTGATTTAAGTAAACGCACTGAATCCCAAGCCAGCTCATTGCAAGCCACGGCGGCTAGCATGGATGAAATGACAGCGACGGTTAAACACAGTGCTGAAAATGCCATGGTAGCCAATGCCCTCAGTGCCGAAGCGAGTGCTAAGGCCCAAGTTGGCGGCGATGTGGTTAATCGCAGTATTGCCGCGATGAATGAAATCACCAATGCCAGCGATAAGATTGCTGACATCATTAGCGTGATAGATGCAATTGCATTCCAAACCAATCTCCTTGCGCTCAATGCAGCCGTTGAAGCCGCGAGAGCGGGTGAACAAGGTCGCGGCTTTGCCGTGGTCGCCAGCGAAGTAAGAAACCTAGCACAACGTTCTGCCAGCGCAGCCAAAGAAATCAAAGGTTTGATTAGAAACAGTAATAGCAAAGTTGCCAGCGGCGCCGCCTTGGTCACAGAAACCGGCAGCACCTTAAAAGAGATAGTTTTAATGGTCGA
- a CDS encoding ABC transporter substrate-binding protein gives MTNVSFLKKNLLSCLVLSMFTLSPTIQAEPVAGSHLKVFIPSLPYIYISHAINSALIRPANNDQGWEYDMATSHQQIDDLTYEFTLRRGVKFQDGTPFNADAVISNVNYFLKKPFLFTKIDKVLKSAEKVDDFTVRFYLNEKYGQFLNDVIWLQFYTDAYLQKFGWNGKQTCPNLAEAGPYGLGPYVLTEGFVEGDRQTPQVVLKANPNYWNPEYPKIETVTVYTELDNKKALQMALDNNDKLDIMPIPFSAKGDVHNSPFVKLVSAPSTNNIAIHFNLINGNPKLLQKEVRVALNKAIDQQKLLDKYYEGEGVTKPTLASPYFPGVKDVVTELKPYSEVMPPESIREQLTETLNGIKLKVLTQDRFMFLWKGVSRDLRKVGVELDFEITSSEKVVFEQLLSTRTGNNTQAWDLLVWGDDDWYFNHPWSAFLVYRTHNNWSTIFPDPKLDGYIDDMFKASINTPEFTDVSKNIMHHVYDNAYMLFVPAPNNVFAVNRHVEYSPYKMASIPLWEIELSSQHWSIK, from the coding sequence ATGACTAACGTTAGTTTTTTGAAGAAAAATCTGCTTAGCTGTTTAGTCCTTTCAATGTTTACCCTTAGCCCGACGATTCAGGCTGAGCCCGTGGCGGGTTCTCACCTCAAAGTATTTATACCAAGCTTGCCTTATATCTATATTTCCCATGCCATTAATAGCGCATTAATACGCCCAGCTAATAACGACCAAGGTTGGGAATATGATATGGCCACCAGCCATCAACAAATTGATGATCTTACCTATGAGTTTACTTTGCGCCGTGGCGTTAAATTTCAAGATGGCACGCCATTTAATGCCGACGCTGTGATCAGCAATGTGAACTACTTTTTGAAGAAACCATTTTTGTTCACCAAGATTGATAAAGTCTTAAAAAGCGCTGAGAAGGTGGATGATTTCACCGTGCGCTTTTATTTGAATGAAAAATACGGTCAATTTTTAAATGATGTTATTTGGCTACAATTTTATACCGATGCTTATTTACAAAAGTTTGGCTGGAATGGCAAACAAACCTGTCCGAATTTAGCGGAGGCAGGCCCCTATGGACTCGGCCCTTACGTATTAACAGAAGGGTTTGTAGAAGGTGATAGGCAAACGCCTCAGGTCGTATTAAAAGCGAATCCTAACTATTGGAATCCTGAGTACCCAAAAATTGAAACTGTGACGGTTTACACTGAACTGGACAACAAAAAAGCGTTGCAGATGGCTTTAGATAATAACGATAAACTCGATATTATGCCGATCCCATTTTCAGCCAAGGGCGATGTGCACAACTCTCCCTTTGTGAAGCTAGTTTCTGCCCCGTCGACCAATAACATTGCCATACATTTTAATCTGATTAATGGTAATCCTAAGTTATTGCAAAAAGAGGTACGAGTCGCCCTTAATAAAGCCATAGACCAACAGAAATTACTCGATAAATACTACGAAGGTGAAGGGGTTACTAAGCCTACCTTGGCATCCCCCTATTTCCCTGGGGTTAAAGATGTAGTAACAGAACTTAAGCCATATTCAGAGGTGATGCCGCCCGAGAGCATCCGAGAGCAACTCACTGAAACGCTTAACGGCATTAAACTTAAGGTCTTAACTCAAGATAGATTCATGTTCTTATGGAAAGGTGTTTCTCGGGATTTACGTAAGGTAGGGGTTGAGCTCGACTTTGAAATTACCAGCAGTGAAAAAGTGGTTTTTGAGCAACTACTGTCTACCCGTACCGGTAACAATACCCAAGCATGGGATTTACTAGTATGGGGCGATGATGATTGGTATTTCAACCACCCTTGGTCGGCGTTTTTGGTATATCGCACCCATAACAATTGGAGCACCATCTTCCCCGACCCTAAGCTTGATGGCTATATCGACGATATGTTTAAAGCGAGCATTAATACCCCTGAATTTACTGATGTTTCCAAAAATATTATGCATCACGTTTACGACAACGCTTACATGCTATTCGTCCCCGCGCCGAATAACGTCTTTGCAGTAAATAGACATGTTGAATATTCGCCTTACAAGATGGCAAGCATCCCTTTATGGGAAATTGAATTGTCGTCTCAGCATTGGTCGATTAAGTAG
- a CDS encoding chemotaxis protein — translation MQIPSATQSGVSGLQSAQSGLTQATVDVAKPEPSSPTSNPTSSSTSASNSSSATNNTANLSSAESRQTADTVSALTKASQAENQAAASAEVIETDDEAIGSVINIRV, via the coding sequence ATGCAAATTCCATCTGCTACACAGTCGGGTGTCTCTGGCTTACAAAGTGCTCAGTCTGGATTAACTCAAGCGACTGTCGATGTAGCAAAACCTGAACCTAGCTCGCCAACATCTAATCCAACCAGCTCATCCACATCGGCCAGTAATTCGAGTTCGGCGACTAATAATACCGCTAACCTTTCAAGTGCTGAATCTCGGCAAACCGCAGATACAGTGTCTGCTCTGACTAAAGCGTCACAAGCTGAAAATCAAGCGGCGGCATCCGCTGAAGTCATAGAAACTGATGATGAAGCCATAGGTAGTGTGATTAATATCCGAGTGTAA
- a CDS encoding putative metalloprotease CJM1_0395 family protein, which produces MLIGKLPSSEAVSSTKVVKAVNAITATPVSATDLARVASQSSASIDTATGHNAATHYQSANFEAANLESSKRESSTLASPKHATTPPMGGDSSHQAHFSTDLTNASSSISLRSGAKTLDAFINSRANAGLNSRAHVFAAASSTLSTAKLSVDESPLVAGQSDKGTIDKGTIDKVSQDTQALAPHVSVVHHADNPESAQAHSAIATNHAIAATDPFNGSSNTSNTAATDEYSGLDRSHEESPTNDNAAEPEDKHTNHDEHESDEHNPSRALAELAQAELIQLQQRDSEVRQHEQAHAALGGMHAGAPSYQFEQGSDGKRYAVEGEVAIDVSVITGDPQATIKKMQQIHAAALAPMEPSMADIQVANLAMRNMQQARQQLADEREQASRAKFEEAFSDNTAFGKAERSNSIAEKAKTQTQDHDSQLAPQERYSLTPPSATLAIKGSATANSDDSTSVLIEQQRRTNSELVALRLTKRAG; this is translated from the coding sequence ATGTTGATTGGAAAGCTACCTAGCTCTGAAGCGGTTTCATCTACTAAGGTCGTGAAAGCTGTAAATGCAATAACGGCTACGCCTGTTAGCGCGACTGATTTAGCTCGTGTGGCAAGTCAATCGTCAGCTTCAATTGATACCGCCACCGGGCATAACGCCGCGACTCATTATCAATCGGCTAATTTTGAAGCCGCTAATCTTGAGTCATCTAAGCGTGAATCTTCAACGTTAGCGTCACCTAAACATGCCACAACACCTCCCATGGGCGGGGACTCAAGTCATCAGGCACATTTCTCGACTGATTTAACCAATGCGTCATCATCCATTAGCTTACGTTCTGGTGCTAAAACTCTTGATGCTTTTATTAATAGTCGGGCAAATGCTGGATTAAATTCCCGTGCACATGTATTTGCTGCAGCTTCGAGCACGTTATCAACGGCCAAATTAAGTGTTGATGAATCGCCGCTGGTGGCCGGACAATCTGATAAAGGGACTATTGATAAAGGGACCATCGATAAAGTCAGTCAAGATACGCAAGCATTGGCTCCTCATGTAAGTGTTGTTCATCATGCTGATAATCCCGAGAGTGCTCAAGCTCATAGCGCTATTGCTACCAATCATGCGATAGCTGCCACAGACCCTTTCAATGGTTCCTCTAATACAAGTAATACAGCAGCAACGGATGAATATAGTGGCCTTGATAGAAGTCACGAGGAGAGCCCAACAAATGATAACGCTGCAGAACCTGAAGACAAACATACCAATCATGATGAACATGAGAGCGATGAACATAACCCATCGCGGGCTTTAGCTGAGCTTGCACAAGCCGAATTAATTCAATTGCAACAAAGAGACAGCGAAGTGCGCCAACACGAGCAAGCGCATGCGGCTTTAGGCGGTATGCATGCTGGCGCGCCCAGTTATCAATTTGAACAAGGCAGTGATGGTAAGCGTTATGCTGTTGAAGGTGAGGTTGCCATTGATGTGTCAGTTATTACTGGCGATCCGCAGGCGACCATTAAAAAGATGCAACAAATTCATGCGGCGGCGTTAGCACCCATGGAGCCGTCCATGGCGGATATTCAAGTGGCTAATCTTGCTATGCGTAATATGCAGCAAGCGCGGCAGCAATTGGCTGATGAGCGTGAGCAAGCATCTCGGGCTAAGTTTGAAGAGGCGTTTTCTGATAACACTGCATTTGGAAAAGCTGAACGCAGTAACTCTATAGCCGAGAAAGCAAAAACTCAGACTCAGGATCACGACTCACAGTTAGCGCCGCAAGAGAGATATAGCTTAACGCCGCCGAGTGCGACCTTAGCTATCAAGGGATCCGCTACAGCCAATAGTGATGACTCGACATCAGTATTGATTGAACAGCAGCGGCGTACTAATAGTGAGTTGGTGGCTTTGAGATTAACTAAGCGCGCAGGTTGA